The Aureimonas mangrovi genome includes a region encoding these proteins:
- a CDS encoding siderophore ABC transporter substrate-binding protein has translation MFKTAGGLVALATVLLLAPSASAQPIEIEHAQGTTTLDAVPQSVMVTDWAAFDNLDALGIEVIEGVPASATPPYLAGRVPADAQAIGSLQEPDIEGIAAADPDLVIVASRSRTSYPMLSGIAPTIDLTVDNHDLIAGVEANITRLGAIFDREERAGELVAALDAKVEEARAAAEGKGTGLVIVTNAGRLGVYGPGSRVAWIYDALGVPSVFDDVDDSDHGGDAISFEYLLETNPDWLFVVDRDAGVGGEGAARALLDNDLIHETGFWQNDRIIYLDPAAAYVTMHGYSGLMVLLDQVIAGYEDAS, from the coding sequence ATGTTCAAGACCGCCGGCGGCCTCGTGGCCCTCGCCACCGTCCTCCTTCTCGCCCCCTCAGCCTCGGCGCAGCCGATTGAGATCGAGCATGCGCAGGGCACCACGACGCTCGATGCGGTTCCGCAGAGCGTGATGGTCACGGACTGGGCCGCCTTCGATAACCTCGATGCCCTCGGCATCGAGGTTATCGAAGGCGTGCCCGCCTCTGCCACGCCGCCCTATCTGGCCGGCCGCGTGCCGGCCGATGCGCAGGCGATCGGCTCGCTCCAAGAGCCCGACATCGAGGGCATCGCGGCCGCCGATCCCGATCTCGTCATCGTCGCTTCGCGTTCACGCACGTCCTATCCGATGCTCTCCGGCATCGCCCCGACGATCGACCTCACGGTCGACAACCACGATCTGATCGCGGGCGTCGAAGCCAACATCACCCGCCTCGGCGCAATCTTCGATCGCGAGGAGCGGGCCGGCGAACTCGTGGCCGCGCTCGATGCCAAGGTCGAGGAAGCGCGGGCGGCGGCTGAGGGCAAGGGCACGGGGCTCGTGATCGTCACCAATGCAGGCAGGCTCGGTGTGTACGGGCCCGGCTCGCGTGTTGCCTGGATCTACGACGCGCTCGGCGTGCCGTCGGTCTTCGACGATGTGGACGACAGCGACCACGGCGGCGACGCGATTTCCTTCGAGTATCTGCTCGAGACGAACCCCGACTGGCTCTTCGTCGTCGATCGCGATGCGGGCGTCGGCGGCGAAGGGGCCGCGCGCGCGCTTCTCGACAACGATCTGATCCATGAGACGGGCTTCTGGCAGAACGACCGGATCATCTATCTCGACCCGGCCGCGGCCTATGTGACGATGCACGGATACAGCGGGCTGATGGTGCTGCTCGATCAGGTGATCGCGGGCTACGAAGACGCCTCCTGA
- a CDS encoding ABC transporter ATP-binding protein has product MTPCLDISAVRCSFGDFTAIADISLRLAEGEIAALVGHSGCGKSTLLRIIAGVETPNAGSIRLDGRMIVGDGIFVEPERRNVGFMFQDYALFPHLTARQNIAFGLRGLGRRAAAERVEAIVERIGIGRLAERHPHELSGGEQQRVALARALAPQPRVLLMDEPFSNLDRGLRDTVRRETMALLRALGTTAIIVTHDPEEALALADKVALMKAGRIVEAGTRDEIYGAPRTAYAAAFFSQVNRVPATRSGGWLESPLGRFPATGGEDGPVQLLIRPSAIALGETGVPARVVDRVLLGEIEETLLAVDGIEAPIVARSSVRTALGKGQTTRIAVAPRDVMAFSAGEADGLSG; this is encoded by the coding sequence ATGACGCCCTGCCTCGATATTTCCGCCGTTCGATGTTCCTTCGGGGACTTCACAGCGATCGCAGACATTTCACTCCGGCTGGCCGAGGGCGAGATCGCAGCCCTCGTGGGCCACTCCGGCTGCGGCAAGTCCACGCTCCTTCGTATCATCGCGGGGGTCGAGACCCCGAACGCGGGCTCGATCCGTCTCGACGGCCGGATGATCGTCGGAGATGGCATCTTCGTGGAGCCCGAGCGCCGCAATGTCGGTTTCATGTTTCAGGACTACGCGCTGTTTCCGCATCTGACGGCGCGCCAGAACATCGCCTTCGGTTTGAGGGGGCTGGGACGCAGGGCGGCCGCCGAGCGCGTCGAGGCGATCGTCGAACGGATCGGCATCGGCAGGCTCGCCGAGCGCCATCCGCACGAACTCTCCGGCGGGGAGCAGCAGCGCGTCGCGCTGGCCCGCGCGCTGGCGCCCCAGCCCCGCGTCCTGCTGATGGACGAGCCCTTCTCCAATCTCGACCGCGGACTGCGAGACACCGTGCGGCGCGAGACGATGGCGCTTCTGCGCGCGCTCGGGACCACCGCGATCATCGTCACGCACGACCCCGAAGAGGCGCTGGCGCTGGCGGACAAGGTGGCCCTGATGAAGGCCGGCCGGATCGTGGAGGCCGGCACCCGCGACGAGATCTACGGGGCGCCGCGCACGGCCTACGCCGCCGCGTTCTTCTCGCAGGTCAACCGCGTGCCGGCCACCAGATCGGGCGGGTGGCTCGAAAGCCCGCTCGGCCGCTTCCCGGCGACCGGCGGTGAAGACGGCCCCGTCCAGCTTCTCATCCGCCCCTCGGCGATCGCGCTCGGCGAGACCGGCGTTCCCGCGCGCGTCGTCGATCGCGTTCTGTTGGGCGAGATCGAGGAGACGCTCCTGGCCGTGGACGGGATCGAGGCGCCGATCGTCGCCCGGTCCAGCGTGCGAACCGCGCTGGGCAAAGGGCAGACGACACGCATCGCGGTCGCGCCTCGGGACGTCATGGCCTTTTCGGCAGGCGAGGCGGATGGGCTGTCCGGCTGA